In Lycium ferocissimum isolate CSIRO_LF1 unplaced genomic scaffold, AGI_CSIRO_Lferr_CH_V1 ctg6520, whole genome shotgun sequence, a single genomic region encodes these proteins:
- the LOC132045332 gene encoding probable serine/threonine-protein kinase At1g54610, protein MGCICGKPSAIEDSRDSPRERLSSKSAASLRGQRAGGSSRREEVYRVKDRLDSIDGKAMLIDKQVNERKREKQDFIVATNHLGIGILPKSSEGEQVAAGWPPWLAAVAGEAIRGWVPRRADSFEKLDKIGQGTYSNVYRARDLDQGKIVALKKVRFDNLEPESVRFMAREIHILRRLDHPNIIKLEGLVTSRMSCSLYLVFEYMEHDLAGLASHPGLRFTESQVKCYMQQLLRGLDHCHSRGVLHRDIKGSNLLIDNNGILKIADFGLASFFDPHQSQPLTSRVVTLWYRPPELLLGATYYGTAVDLWSSGCILAELYAGKPIMPGRTEVEQLHKIFKLCGSPSEEYWRKSRLPHATIFKPQQPYRRCVAETFKEFPAPALALIETLLSIDPADRGSSASALKSEFFTTKPLPCNPSSLPKYPPSKEFDAKVRDEEARRQAAAGGKGHRYDPERRGTRESRAVPAPEANAELVSSMQKRHGQSNSKSRSEMFNSHPEEVASGFPIDPPRPSQVVEETSNDPQAQLLKRGSHSGPLAHRAAWAKAGKNMDDAPKLSVADLSAMSGLVAARRSMFSEDRPDKSGPHKQEVPKLIARFPGSFKEASHSAMKQEQKNHALTSSHQNEDGRTSNNDPVLLGYGSKGHKIHYSGPLLVPSGKMDQVLKDHDRHIQEAVRRARLDKAKAKKIQSEGNKLSANSLFVSGR, encoded by the exons ATGGGTTGTATTTGTGGTAAGCCATCTGCCATTGAAGACAGTAGAGATAGTCCAAGAGAGAGATTGTCAAGTAAAAGTGCTGCAAGTTTAAGAGGGCAAAGGGCTGGTGGTTCATCAAGAAGAGAAGAAGTATATAGAGTTAAAGATCGTTTAGATAGTATTGATGGAAAGGCAATGTTGATTGATAAACAAGTAAATGAGAGGAAAAGAGAGAAGCAAGATTTTATTGTTGCCACCAATCATCTTGGAATTGGGATATTACCTAAAAGTAGTGAAGGGGAACAGGTTGCTGCTGGATGGCCACCTTGGCTTGCTGCTGTTGCTGGTGAAGCTATTAGAGGATGGGTGCCCAGGAGAGCAGATTCttttgagaaattggataaa ATTGGTCAGGGCACCTACAGCAATGTTTACCGTGCTCGTGATCTTGATCAAGGGAAGATCGTTGCTttgaagaaagtgagatttGATAATCTAGAACCTGAGAGTGTTCGGTTCATGGCTAGGGAGATTCACATATTACGGAGGCTTGATCATCCAAACATTATAAAACTAGAAGGTTTAGTTACTTCTAGGATGTCTTGCAGCCTGTACCTTGTATTTGAGTACATGGAGCACGATCTGGCGGGGCTAGCGTCACATCCTGGTCTTAGGTTTACTGAGTCACAG gTCAAATGTTACATGCAACAACTTTTACGCGGACTTGATCATTGTCACAGTCGTGGTGTTTTACATCGTGATATAAAAGGCTCTAACCTTTTAATTGACAATAATGGCATATTAAAGATTGCTGACTTTGGTCTAGCAAGCTTTTTTGATCCACATCAAAGCCAACCTCTTACTAGCCGTGTAGTGACTCTCTGGTATCGACCTCCTGAACTGCTACTTGGTGCTACTTACTATGGGACTGCTGTCGATTTGTGGAGCTCTGGTTGCATACTAGCAGAACTTTATGCTGGCAAGCCAATAATGCCAGGAAGAACAGAG GTTGAGCAGCTTCATAAGATATTCAAACTGTGTGGATCACCTTCTGAGGAGTACTGGAGGAAATCGAGGTTGCCGCATGCAACAATTTTCAAGCCCCAACAACCTTATAGGCGCTGTGTTGCGGAAACATTTAAAGAGTTCCCTGCACCAGCTCTAGCACTCATAGAAACCTTACTTTCCATAGATCCTGCTGATCGTGGGTCCTCAGCCTCTGCCTTGAAGAGTGAG TTCTTTACAACAAAGCCACTTCCTTGTAATCCTTCAAGCTTGCCCAAGTATCCTCCGAGCAAGGAATTTGATGCAAAAGTGCGAGATGAAGAAGCCCGAAG GCAAGCGGCTGCTGGAGGTAAGGGTCATAGATATGACCCAGAAAGGAGAGGAACGAGGGAATCACGTGCAGTTCCTGCACCCGAAGCCAATGCTGAATTAGTTTCCTCTATGCag AAAAGACATGGTCAATCCAATTCAAAAAGCAGAAGTGAGATGTTCAACTCTCATCCTGAAGAAGTTGCCTCTGGTTTTCCAATTGATCCTCCTAGACCATCTCAGGTTGTGGAAGAAACAAGCAACGATCCTCAGGCGCAGCTGCTTAAGCGAGGTTCCCATTCTGGGCCATTGGCTCACCGAGCCGCTTGGGCAAAAGCTGGAAAGAATATGGATGATGCCCCAAAACTTTCTGTAGCGGATTTGTCAGCTATGTCCGGGCTAGTCGCTGCAAGGAGAAGCATGTTTTCTGAAGATCGGCCTGATAAGTCGGGTCCACACAAACAGGAGGTGCCGAAACTTATAGCCAGGTTTCCGGGGTCCTTCAAAGAGGCTTCACATTCCGCAATGAAACAAGAGCAGAAAAATCATGCACTCACCAGCTCACATCAAAATGAGGACGGTAGAACCAGCAACAATGATCCTGTTCTT CTGGGATATGGATCAAAAGGCCACAAAATTCACTACTCTGGACCACTACTAGTTCCATCAGGCAAAATGGATCAAGTGCTGAAAGATCACGATCGCCACATCCAAGAAGCTGTAAGACGGGCACGCTTGGACAAGGCAAAAGCAAAGAAAATTCAGAGTGAAGGGAACAAATTGTCAGCCAATTCATTATTCGTTTCTGGCCGTTGA